In Gemmata obscuriglobus, a single genomic region encodes these proteins:
- a CDS encoding glycosyltransferase family 87 protein, with product MTYAATAEWLRPKLWVGLVVGAASWVVWAVSLALGGWYKDSEGQLIGADHLAFYHAAKLIRDGQPQRIYSYPELIAEGYQQQLVGWDWGSPNRAFEAYRNPPFYALLYTPTAGLSYYVSFAVWTLIGFSLLALAVLLLRPERPARALLWALAFFPVFATASFGQNTFISLAAFAGVYRLLSNDRTFAAGLVAGLLWFKPQLLLGLFVWWGLEPRRYWKCVLGVGCSGALLAAVSWIIVPEASRAFVETLRTNAGFSGFGMWNVVNPKGFFALLLPEHPQLHWPLAAACAIAGVGAAWWVKRKSGGPVAVMFPVAVLLSLWASPHALIYEWTLLVAAAVVLWERLPGSRNVWLPLFALAWAGLTATSALTAVQIRHGLPVIVQVGVPVMGMVGWLAARELAREPEEHR from the coding sequence ATGACGTATGCCGCGACCGCCGAGTGGCTCCGCCCGAAGCTGTGGGTCGGGCTGGTCGTGGGCGCGGCGTCGTGGGTCGTGTGGGCGGTCAGCCTCGCGCTAGGCGGGTGGTACAAGGACTCCGAAGGTCAACTGATCGGGGCCGACCACCTCGCGTTCTATCACGCCGCGAAGCTGATCCGGGACGGCCAGCCGCAGCGCATCTACAGCTACCCCGAATTGATCGCCGAGGGCTATCAGCAGCAACTCGTGGGCTGGGACTGGGGCAGCCCGAACCGCGCGTTCGAGGCGTACCGCAACCCGCCCTTCTACGCGCTCCTCTACACGCCCACCGCGGGGCTCTCGTATTACGTGAGCTTCGCCGTCTGGACGCTGATCGGGTTCTCGCTGCTCGCGCTCGCCGTTCTCCTCCTGCGCCCGGAGCGCCCCGCCCGGGCTCTCCTGTGGGCGCTGGCGTTCTTCCCGGTGTTCGCGACCGCCAGCTTCGGGCAGAACACGTTTATCAGTCTTGCGGCGTTTGCCGGCGTGTACCGACTGCTCTCGAACGACCGTACCTTTGCCGCGGGGCTGGTGGCGGGGCTCCTGTGGTTCAAGCCGCAGTTGCTGCTCGGGCTGTTCGTGTGGTGGGGGCTCGAGCCGCGCCGCTACTGGAAGTGCGTTCTCGGCGTCGGTTGTAGCGGCGCCCTACTGGCCGCGGTGTCGTGGATCATCGTTCCCGAAGCGTCGCGGGCGTTCGTCGAAACGCTCCGCACCAACGCCGGCTTCAGCGGGTTCGGCATGTGGAACGTGGTGAACCCGAAGGGGTTCTTCGCGCTGCTGCTGCCCGAGCACCCTCAACTGCACTGGCCCCTAGCCGCCGCGTGCGCGATTGCGGGCGTCGGTGCCGCCTGGTGGGTGAAACGGAAAAGCGGCGGCCCGGTCGCGGTGATGTTCCCGGTCGCAGTGCTCCTCTCACTGTGGGCGTCGCCGCACGCCCTGATCTACGAGTGGACGCTCCTCGTTGCCGCCGCGGTGGTGCTGTGGGAACGGCTCCCGGGCTCGCGGAACGTGTGGCTCCCGCTCTTCGCCCTCGCGTGGGCGGGCCTGACCGCCACGTCGGCGTTAACGGCCGTGCAAATCCGGCACGGGCTCCCGGTTATCGTGCAAGTCGGCGTGCCGGTGATGGGTATGGTGGGGTGGCTCGCCGCGCGCGAACTCGCGCGTGAGCCGGAGGAGCACAGGTGA
- the aroB gene encoding 3-dehydroquinate synthase produces METVRVNLGSRSYDIALTHGATANLGAFVRAALPKTSSVLVVGDSNSWPHAESIQATLTRAGLRAGSAVVPAGEASKCLERLAGLYDALYELAADRSTAVVAVGGGVIGDLAGFAAATYNRGLPLVMVPTTLLSMVDSSVGGKTGINHPKGKNLIGSFHQPAGVWIDLAFLNTLPAREFISGLAEVVKYGVILDAAFFAYLESNSHAVRTRDPGALLRVVTRSCRLKADVVEQDEYERTGLRAVLNYGHTFAHAFETCGGYGTLLHGEAVSIGMECAAQLARKLGLIGDEFVSRQTKLLDALGLPTAPPTRWPADDLIAVMRRDKKAVGGQMRFILPTRLGEVKLFDDVPEPLVRTVLESAVSR; encoded by the coding sequence ATGGAAACCGTTCGTGTGAACCTCGGGTCGCGCAGCTACGACATCGCCCTCACTCACGGCGCCACCGCCAACCTCGGCGCGTTCGTCCGGGCCGCGCTGCCGAAGACTTCCAGTGTACTCGTGGTGGGCGATTCCAACAGTTGGCCGCACGCGGAATCGATTCAGGCCACACTTACGAGAGCGGGCCTGCGTGCCGGGAGCGCCGTGGTGCCCGCGGGCGAGGCGTCGAAGTGCCTGGAGCGGCTCGCGGGGCTGTACGACGCCCTCTACGAACTCGCCGCGGACCGCAGCACCGCGGTGGTAGCGGTCGGCGGCGGGGTGATCGGCGACCTCGCAGGGTTCGCCGCCGCCACGTACAACCGCGGGCTGCCGCTCGTGATGGTGCCCACCACGCTCCTATCAATGGTCGATTCGAGCGTCGGCGGCAAAACCGGCATTAACCACCCCAAGGGCAAAAACCTCATCGGCTCGTTCCACCAGCCCGCCGGCGTGTGGATCGACCTCGCGTTCCTCAACACCCTGCCCGCGCGCGAGTTCATCAGCGGGCTCGCCGAGGTGGTGAAATACGGCGTCATCCTCGACGCCGCATTCTTCGCGTACCTCGAATCCAACTCCCACGCCGTCCGCACGCGCGACCCGGGAGCGCTGCTCCGCGTCGTCACGCGGTCGTGTCGGCTCAAAGCCGATGTCGTGGAGCAGGACGAGTACGAGCGCACCGGCCTGCGGGCGGTGCTCAACTACGGCCACACGTTCGCGCACGCCTTCGAGACGTGCGGCGGGTACGGCACCCTTCTCCACGGCGAAGCGGTCAGCATCGGCATGGAGTGCGCGGCCCAACTGGCCCGTAAGCTCGGTCTGATCGGGGACGAGTTCGTTTCCCGACAAACGAAGCTGCTCGACGCGCTCGGGCTGCCGACCGCCCCGCCGACCCGGTGGCCCGCCGACGACCTGATCGCCGTGATGCGCCGCGACAAGAAAGCCGTGGGCGGACAGATGCGGTTCATCCTCCCCACGCGCCTGGGAGAGGTGAAGCTGTTCGACGACGTGCCCGAGCCGCTGGTGCGGACCGTTCTGGAATCGGCCGTCTCCAGGTGA
- a CDS encoding bifunctional SulP family inorganic anion transporter/carbonic anhydrase, giving the protein MPTDDNANSGSLLPDLGAGLVVFLVALPLCLGVALASNAPLFSGLLAGVVGGLVVGFLSGSHTSISGPAAGLTAVAAAQIAALGSFQAFLLAVVVAGLIQIVLGLARAGFVAAFFPTAVIKGLLAAIGVILVLKQIPHVVGHDPDPDGDMAFQQPDHQNTFTELIQTIEDVHPGAATVGLLSIVMLVLWERSRLARLPVPAPLVVVLFGVGLSQLFRQLGGGWPIECGHLVQVPVADSVSGFLGFLQLPDFEQLSNPAVYMAGLTIAAAASIQSLVTLEAVDRTDPQRRASPASRELLAQGCGNVLLGFLGGLPIVTEIVRGTVNVKAGGRTKWAAVVHGALLLGCVALLPTLLNLIPLSCLAAILLVTGVKLASPRLVRSMWVQGWPQFAPFILTVAAIVLTDPLIGVLIGLAASVVFILRSSVRWPLRLIVERHLSESVTRIALPSQVSFLNRAVLARSLDEIPRGGHVLLDAEHTDYIDPDILWLIREFTEQTAPARGVEVSLRGFRSEYRLSDQIQYVDYSTRDVQEAMTPEQVLQILRDGNERFRAGRQLTRDLGRQVRGTAGGQHPLAVVLSCIDSRTPAELVFDLGVGDVFSVRLAGNVASRKVLGSIEYGCAVAGAKLVLVMGHTRCGAVTAAVDLICSGRTAAEVTGCQHLDHIIGDVQRVVDPVACRAAHWPTPADKEAFVNDVARRNVLRVVESVVEQSETLRRLVREGRIAVAGAMYDVNTGEMEFLTAGATDLPPAKSDQ; this is encoded by the coding sequence ATGCCGACAGACGATAACGCCAATTCGGGAAGCCTGCTCCCGGACCTGGGGGCGGGGCTGGTGGTGTTCCTCGTTGCGCTGCCGCTCTGCCTCGGGGTGGCGCTCGCGTCCAACGCGCCGCTCTTTTCGGGTCTGCTGGCCGGTGTCGTCGGCGGGTTGGTGGTCGGATTTTTGAGCGGATCGCACACCAGTATCAGCGGCCCGGCGGCGGGGCTGACCGCGGTCGCGGCCGCGCAGATCGCCGCGCTCGGGTCGTTCCAGGCGTTCCTCCTGGCCGTTGTGGTGGCCGGGCTGATTCAGATCGTGCTCGGCCTCGCCCGGGCCGGGTTCGTTGCCGCGTTCTTCCCGACCGCCGTTATTAAGGGGCTGCTCGCGGCGATCGGGGTCATTCTGGTTCTCAAGCAGATACCGCACGTTGTGGGACACGACCCGGACCCGGACGGGGACATGGCGTTCCAGCAGCCGGACCACCAGAACACCTTCACCGAACTGATCCAGACCATCGAGGACGTCCACCCGGGGGCCGCAACCGTCGGCCTCCTGTCGATCGTCATGCTGGTGTTGTGGGAGCGGTCCCGGCTGGCCCGGCTCCCCGTGCCGGCCCCGCTGGTCGTGGTCCTGTTCGGGGTGGGCCTGAGCCAACTGTTCCGCCAGCTCGGCGGGGGATGGCCGATCGAGTGCGGGCACCTCGTGCAGGTGCCGGTGGCGGACAGCGTGTCCGGGTTCCTGGGGTTCCTTCAGTTGCCCGATTTCGAGCAGTTGAGCAACCCGGCCGTGTACATGGCGGGCCTCACCATCGCCGCCGCCGCGTCCATCCAGTCGCTGGTGACGCTCGAGGCCGTCGACCGCACGGACCCGCAGCGGCGCGCGTCGCCGGCGAGCCGGGAACTGCTGGCGCAGGGGTGCGGGAACGTCTTGCTGGGGTTCCTCGGCGGGCTCCCGATCGTGACCGAAATCGTCCGCGGGACCGTGAACGTGAAGGCCGGGGGCCGGACCAAGTGGGCCGCCGTCGTCCACGGGGCGCTGCTGCTCGGGTGCGTGGCCCTGCTGCCGACCCTGCTGAACCTGATCCCGCTGTCGTGCCTGGCGGCCATTCTGCTGGTCACGGGGGTGAAGCTCGCCAGCCCGCGGCTGGTCCGAAGCATGTGGGTCCAGGGCTGGCCCCAGTTCGCCCCGTTCATTCTGACCGTGGCCGCCATCGTGCTGACCGACCCGCTGATCGGGGTGCTGATCGGGCTCGCGGCCAGCGTCGTGTTCATCCTCCGCAGCAGCGTCCGCTGGCCGCTGCGGCTGATCGTCGAGCGGCACCTGTCCGAGAGCGTCACCCGGATCGCGCTGCCGAGCCAGGTGAGCTTCCTGAACCGGGCGGTGCTGGCCCGGTCGCTGGACGAGATCCCCCGCGGCGGGCACGTGCTGCTCGACGCCGAGCACACCGACTACATCGACCCGGACATCCTCTGGCTGATCCGCGAGTTCACGGAGCAAACGGCCCCGGCCCGCGGGGTGGAGGTGAGCCTGCGCGGGTTCCGCAGCGAGTACCGGCTCAGCGACCAGATCCAGTACGTGGACTACTCGACCCGCGACGTTCAAGAGGCGATGACCCCGGAGCAGGTGCTCCAGATCCTGCGCGACGGGAACGAGCGGTTCCGCGCCGGCCGCCAGCTCACCCGCGACCTGGGGCGCCAGGTGCGGGGCACCGCGGGCGGCCAGCACCCGCTGGCGGTGGTGCTCAGTTGCATCGACTCCCGGACCCCGGCCGAACTCGTCTTCGACCTGGGGGTCGGGGACGTGTTCAGCGTCCGGCTGGCCGGGAACGTGGCCAGCCGCAAGGTGCTCGGGAGCATCGAGTACGGGTGCGCGGTGGCGGGGGCGAAGCTGGTGCTGGTCATGGGGCACACCCGGTGCGGGGCCGTGACCGCGGCGGTCGATCTGATCTGCTCGGGTCGGACCGCGGCCGAGGTCACCGGGTGCCAGCACCTCGACCACATCATCGGGGACGTTCAGCGGGTGGTGGACCCGGTCGCGTGCCGCGCCGCCCACTGGCCCACCCCGGCGGACAAGGAGGCGTTCGTGAACGACGTGGCCCGGCGGAACGTGCTGCGGGTGGTGGAGTCGGTCGTCGAGCAGAGCGAGACGCTCCGCCGGCTGGTCCGGGAGGGCCGGATCGCCGTTGCCGGCGCGATGTACGACGTGAACACCGGGGAGATGGAGTTTTTGACCGCAGGAGCGACAGACCTCCCGCCCGCGAAGTCGGATCAGTAA
- a CDS encoding sigma-70 family RNA polymerase sigma factor → MSNLVTSTALLSAMLDPEQPEAWEKFQSIYAKWIKGQIVGKLSSPPGKTLQQEIDTLVHDIVSRTWEQFRGKRYDPQKRAHPGSFRAWLKTVVQSVTADAVRSRRRTTRAAGGDSDWLAEVPDAHAVATEFEATFVEDVAERVFSEYLLECKEWQRVVLERRGLRHGNAAPKHGEQFPSLPELSAELGKTVATISDFLTGARSALQKRFRDALDALDMYGLPALAKPL, encoded by the coding sequence ATGTCCAACCTTGTCACATCGACTGCACTTTTGTCCGCGATGCTCGACCCCGAGCAACCGGAGGCGTGGGAGAAGTTCCAGAGTATATACGCAAAATGGATTAAGGGGCAGATTGTCGGCAAGCTGTCCAGCCCGCCCGGCAAGACGTTGCAGCAGGAGATCGACACCCTCGTCCACGACATCGTGAGCCGGACCTGGGAGCAGTTCCGCGGGAAGCGCTACGACCCGCAGAAGCGGGCGCACCCGGGCAGCTTTCGGGCGTGGCTCAAGACGGTCGTGCAGTCGGTGACCGCCGACGCGGTCCGGTCGCGACGACGAACGACGCGCGCGGCGGGCGGGGATTCGGACTGGCTGGCCGAAGTGCCCGACGCCCACGCCGTGGCGACGGAGTTCGAGGCGACGTTCGTGGAGGATGTTGCCGAACGGGTGTTCAGCGAGTACCTGCTCGAGTGCAAGGAGTGGCAGCGCGTGGTGCTCGAGCGGCGCGGCCTCCGCCACGGCAACGCCGCCCCCAAACACGGCGAACAGTTCCCGAGCTTACCAGAGTTGAGCGCGGAGTTGGGCAAGACGGTCGCGACGATATCTGATTTTTTGACAGGCGCCCGCAGTGCTCTACAAAAGCGGTTCCGGGACGCGCTCGACGCGCTCGACATGTACGGCCTGCCGGCGCTGGCGAAACCGCTGTAG
- a CDS encoding serine/threonine-protein kinase, whose protein sequence is MSSEVEGRAGPLLDPGGGAPTDTAGLPVPSIALLLERRRQRVRHISATPDKVGRYIVKEVKGRGGMGVVYAAVDPHLNRDVAVKVIRPEYAESPAFQAQFVQESRAMAGVKSPNVVTVHHAEVDEAGHLFLVMELSPGTSLQHLLRPGQALPQATALELGIGLAIGLTAAHAHGAIHGDVNPNNVLVEPGPDGTRVAKLTDFGLARFVEESGSSIGCGTPGYRSPEQINSNQNVTVASDVYSLGAVLYRMLTGRLPVAEEPLQFPSRSRVPRPLRRLCVRCLQAEPHARPSAADVVQALKAYRARWRRRLLVAGVLTATVLAGVFGATWWFNIKSAATMNKVRADMLHIRASSLMTSPDPAKRAQAEREFRAALPVLRKHAARGEVEATMDLAEVLCNLATLAAPDEGLNLCDEAERALNQTGVPHDNDIWAFTWLTRGTVLQNLGQTEKSFEDLTRARTRYAELAPTVDRDEFKQHHATARLNLAKQLIRRNDFAAAVQELDAAVAIWQSLLAANRTQYLTPWIDARYTRGIARYGHSSSLPAEPAAAERATAIQDFSEVIAEQTRSVEAGNTSDALLLLRALMMRHGLFVRQGRAADALKDAEQAIAINDRFAPNVPGHQIDALRKYVQKYQH, encoded by the coding sequence ATGAGCAGCGAAGTGGAAGGCCGCGCCGGGCCGTTGCTCGATCCGGGGGGCGGCGCCCCGACCGATACCGCCGGCCTGCCGGTTCCCAGCATTGCATTGTTACTCGAGCGACGGCGGCAGCGCGTCCGGCACATCAGCGCCACGCCGGACAAGGTCGGGCGCTACATCGTTAAAGAGGTCAAAGGCCGTGGGGGGATGGGGGTCGTGTATGCGGCCGTGGACCCCCACTTGAACCGCGACGTGGCCGTCAAAGTCATTCGGCCCGAGTACGCCGAGTCGCCGGCGTTTCAGGCGCAGTTCGTCCAAGAATCGCGCGCGATGGCGGGCGTCAAGTCGCCGAACGTTGTGACCGTCCACCACGCCGAAGTGGATGAAGCGGGGCACCTCTTCCTCGTGATGGAGCTTTCGCCGGGGACATCGCTGCAACACCTGCTCCGTCCGGGGCAGGCGCTGCCCCAGGCGACGGCGCTGGAACTGGGAATCGGCTTGGCTATCGGGTTAACGGCCGCTCACGCGCACGGCGCCATTCACGGCGATGTGAACCCGAACAACGTGCTCGTCGAGCCGGGGCCGGACGGGACCCGGGTCGCCAAGTTGACCGACTTCGGGCTGGCGCGGTTCGTGGAGGAGTCCGGTTCGAGCATCGGGTGCGGAACCCCCGGGTACCGGAGCCCCGAGCAAATCAACAGCAACCAAAACGTCACCGTCGCGAGCGACGTTTACAGTCTGGGCGCCGTACTGTACCGCATGCTCACGGGAAGACTGCCCGTTGCCGAGGAGCCGCTTCAGTTCCCGTCGCGGTCCCGCGTCCCGCGGCCGTTGCGTCGGCTTTGCGTCCGGTGCCTCCAGGCGGAGCCCCACGCGCGACCGTCGGCGGCAGATGTCGTACAGGCGCTCAAGGCGTACCGCGCCCGATGGCGGCGACGGCTCCTCGTCGCCGGCGTGCTGACCGCGACCGTCCTGGCGGGCGTTTTCGGCGCCACATGGTGGTTCAACATCAAGTCGGCCGCGACCATGAACAAGGTCCGTGCCGACATGCTGCACATCCGGGCGTCGTCGCTCATGACCTCCCCGGACCCGGCGAAGCGGGCGCAGGCGGAGCGCGAGTTCCGCGCGGCTCTGCCCGTGCTCCGCAAGCACGCCGCGCGGGGCGAGGTGGAGGCGACGATGGACCTGGCCGAGGTGCTGTGCAACCTGGCGACCCTCGCCGCGCCGGACGAGGGGCTGAACCTGTGCGACGAAGCCGAGCGCGCGCTGAACCAGACGGGCGTTCCCCACGACAACGACATCTGGGCGTTCACCTGGTTAACGCGGGGCACCGTCCTCCAAAACCTCGGGCAGACGGAGAAGTCGTTCGAGGATTTGACGCGGGCTCGAACGCGCTACGCCGAACTCGCCCCGACGGTCGATCGCGACGAGTTCAAACAGCACCACGCGACCGCCCGGCTGAACCTGGCGAAGCAGCTCATCCGCCGAAACGACTTCGCGGCAGCGGTTCAAGAGCTGGACGCGGCGGTGGCGATTTGGCAGTCGCTCCTGGCCGCGAACCGGACGCAATACCTCACGCCCTGGATCGACGCACGATACACGCGCGGGATCGCGCGGTACGGGCACTCCTCGTCCCTACCGGCGGAGCCGGCCGCGGCCGAGCGGGCCACGGCGATTCAAGATTTTTCCGAGGTGATCGCCGAACAAACGCGCTCGGTCGAGGCGGGAAACACGTCCGACGCCCTGTTGCTCCTGCGCGCCCTGATGATGAGGCACGGCTTGTTCGTCCGCCAGGGCCGGGCCGCCGACGCACTCAAAGACGCCGAGCAGGCGATCGCAATCAACGACCGCTTCGCTCCCAACGTGCCCGGTCACCAGATCGACGCCCTGCGGAAGTACGTCCAAAAGTACCAGCACTGA
- a CDS encoding IS701 family transposase, with protein MNAPRASAEDYIQFLIATPKVASAAEAARAQPDHPTAPAHDAFTRLLHRLEPDPAALWDEARSSVRPGGAVVLDDSVLDKPFARHMGLVRRCWSGRHRRVVSGIGLVTLLWTDGAALVPCDYRLADPARAETKNDHFRAMLAVAKGRDLSPRVVLFDTWYSGKDNLKAVRALGWHFLTRVRSNRRVNPDRTGNRAIEGCPIGAAGTVVHLEGFGLVKAFRIATGDGGTEHWITNDLDMDEATRAVLAGHAWGIEEYHRGLKQHCHVDRCQVRMSRAQAVHIGLAIRAFLRLEWHRLKSGVSWFAAKTAIVREAVRTYLAAPTYLLTQKSTT; from the coding sequence ATGAACGCACCACGTGCGAGCGCCGAGGACTACATCCAATTCCTGATCGCCACCCCCAAGGTGGCGTCGGCCGCGGAAGCCGCGCGAGCCCAACCGGACCATCCGACGGCGCCCGCGCATGATGCGTTCACCCGACTGCTGCACCGGCTGGAACCGGACCCAGCGGCGTTGTGGGACGAAGCCCGGTCGTCGGTCCGCCCGGGCGGTGCCGTGGTGCTCGACGACTCGGTGCTGGACAAGCCGTTCGCCCGGCACATGGGGCTGGTGCGCCGGTGCTGGTCCGGGCGGCACCGCCGGGTGGTGAGCGGGATCGGGCTGGTGACCCTGCTGTGGACCGACGGGGCCGCCCTGGTACCGTGTGATTACCGGCTCGCCGACCCGGCCCGAGCCGAGACCAAGAACGACCACTTCCGAGCCATGCTGGCGGTCGCCAAGGGACGGGACCTGTCGCCCCGGGTGGTACTGTTCGACACCTGGTACTCGGGCAAGGACAACCTGAAGGCGGTGCGGGCCCTGGGGTGGCACTTCCTGACCCGGGTGCGGAGCAACCGGCGGGTGAACCCGGATCGCACGGGCAATCGGGCCATCGAGGGGTGCCCGATCGGGGCCGCCGGTACGGTGGTGCACCTGGAGGGGTTCGGATTGGTGAAGGCGTTCCGGATCGCCACCGGTGATGGGGGCACGGAGCATTGGATCACCAACGACCTCGACATGGACGAGGCCACTCGTGCGGTTCTGGCCGGGCACGCGTGGGGCATCGAGGAGTATCACCGGGGCCTCAAGCAGCATTGCCACGTGGACCGGTGCCAGGTGCGCATGAGCCGGGCCCAAGCGGTCCACATCGGGCTCGCGATCCGCGCGTTCCTGCGGCTCGAGTGGCACCGGCTCAAGTCCGGCGTCAGTTGGTTCGCGGCCAAGACGGCCATCGTGCGCGAAGCGGTGCGAACCTACCTCGCCGCACCTACATACCTACTTACCCAAAAGTCAACTACGTAA
- a CDS encoding ComEC/Rec2 family competence protein, with protein sequence MPAPSPAPDDEPAKPSPPPWREFARSPLVPFALAASAGLLADRYIGVPLGAALVVAAVALVGWCFTRRATPQTALGWLLVSTATLAAAHHHAHRHTFAPDDVSTLAKAAPEVVRVRGTLAEEPDRFRPPRFDPLLTMQREATSTTVLEISEVDGATGWRSASGRVRLSVEGRLDDLHCGDAVQVVGRLSLPEGPANPGERDYRGSLLDKRITADLRVKRSADSVVRIEEGWRASLFGWLAVLRGWGTRALAQALPKDEAGLATALLLGDSTALDREEWDAYVRTGVIHVLAISGQHLVILGAFAWAVLRLCGFRNRYSAWAVALLLLGYALLTGARPSAMRAAVME encoded by the coding sequence ATGCCCGCCCCATCGCCCGCACCCGATGACGAGCCCGCGAAGCCGTCTCCTCCGCCGTGGCGCGAGTTCGCGCGGTCGCCGCTCGTGCCGTTCGCGCTGGCGGCGTCGGCGGGGTTGCTCGCGGACCGTTACATCGGCGTGCCGCTCGGGGCCGCGTTGGTGGTCGCGGCGGTCGCGCTCGTGGGGTGGTGCTTCACCCGCCGCGCGACGCCGCAAACGGCCCTCGGGTGGCTGCTCGTGTCTACCGCCACCCTGGCCGCCGCACATCACCACGCGCACCGGCACACGTTCGCCCCCGACGACGTTTCGACACTGGCGAAGGCCGCGCCGGAAGTCGTCCGCGTGCGGGGCACGCTGGCCGAGGAGCCGGACCGGTTCCGGCCGCCGCGGTTCGACCCGCTGCTGACCATGCAGCGCGAGGCGACTAGCACGACGGTTCTGGAGATCAGCGAAGTAGACGGCGCCACCGGCTGGCGTTCGGCATCCGGGCGCGTGCGGTTGTCGGTGGAAGGGCGGCTCGACGACTTGCACTGCGGCGACGCGGTTCAGGTCGTCGGTCGGCTGTCGCTCCCCGAAGGGCCGGCCAACCCGGGCGAGCGCGACTACCGCGGGTCACTCCTCGACAAGCGGATCACTGCGGACCTGCGGGTGAAGCGCTCGGCGGACTCGGTGGTGCGGATCGAGGAGGGCTGGCGGGCGTCGCTGTTCGGGTGGCTGGCGGTGCTGCGCGGGTGGGGCACGCGGGCGCTCGCGCAGGCGCTTCCCAAGGACGAAGCGGGACTCGCGACGGCCCTGCTGCTGGGCGACAGCACCGCGCTGGACCGCGAGGAGTGGGACGCCTACGTTCGCACCGGGGTGATTCACGTCCTGGCGATCTCGGGCCAGCACCTGGTCATTCTGGGGGCGTTCGCGTGGGCCGTGCTCCGGCTGTGCGGGTTCCGCAACCGCTACTCGGCGTGGGCGGTGGCGCTGCTGCTGCTCGGCTACGCGCTGCTCACCGGGGCGCGACCGTCGGCGATGCGAGCGGCCGTGATGGAGTAG